Below is a window of Pelobates fuscus isolate aPelFus1 chromosome 13, aPelFus1.pri, whole genome shotgun sequence DNA.
GGAACGTAATGCACACTTCACGATTTTCTTCTGTTGGGACCTCAAGCATCTTTAGCCAATTGCACATGTTGGCATATATCACTGCAAAATGATTTTTCGAATATGAGTTCAGCAACACCTTTAAGCTGATACTCTGTGTCTACAGAGAGGTCCTTCACCTGATGGATTAAGTGCTGGAATGTCTGAGGAGTGATCTCATTTAGAATACCGCGAACTCTCCGAAACAGTTCTTGAGCCTTGACTCTACTGGGTTCTTCGTTTGCCCTTTTCATAGGAGGTCTCCATGCTTTGGCGGATTTTTGCAGTGTAACATTCTCATTGAGTTGAATAATTTTATGAGGTTCTTTAGCAGGAGCTTGCTGAGACCTCATTTGACCCTTTCCAGATGGCAATCTGCGATTACCCTTAGCAGGATGGCAGAAATTTGCAGATAGAAGTGTGCAATTCCTGCGGGTCAATCGTGAAGGATCCACTGGCCGAAGGTGAGGTCTAATAACCATACCTTGGTGGATTTTACAGATCTCAGAGAAGTCCTTTGGCTCCTGTGTGATGGATTTGAATTGGAGTAAGAAATTCCTGTCATAGCATATGCTTTCTGTCTTTTCTTTAATATTTGCCTTCTCTTGGAGTGCAGGTACTGCAAAGTCTTGGCTTTCCATCATTTGCTTCAGAACTATAACAGCCTCCCTAGATGGttctttttcttctgtttctGGCAATGGTTGATCTTCATGGTCACTGCTCAGGCTCACATATGATCCAGGCGAATTATTCTTTATATCATTTTGCGTCTTCTCAGGGGTGCTCTCTTGATTGATTAGAAGTAACTCTTCTGGCTGAACAATGGAGGAATCCAAAGTAGTCTCAGAGTGATACATTACAGTGGCAGAGTTTACTGGAAGCTCCTCTAACATTTCACCAGTATGTGGTTTGGCAGGACAAACTGGGTCCTTTTGAAGAATACCATGTTTGTGAACTGTGACAGCCTCCTGAGATTCTAGAATTTTAGACTCAGGATGACAACCCAAAATTAAATGTGGCTGACCAGGATTCACTGGCACTTCCTCTGTGAATCCacttgtatgaggttcgatagtaGAATCAGGGAATTCTTGAGAattgttgtcttctaaacatgTGATAACCTCTGTAGGCTGTAGAGACATAGACTGCAGTAAATGACAATAAACTGTAACTGGGTCCTGAGAATCTAGATTTGTAGGCTCAGGTGGACTACCCAAAGTAGACTGTATCTGATCAAGGTTCACTGGCATCTCCTCTGTCAATCCACTTGTATGAGGTTTGATAGTACAAAGAGGGCAATTTAGAGATTTGTTGTTTTCTAAACATGTGACAACCTTTGTAGGCTCTAGAGACATAGACTGCAGTAAATGACAATGACCTGTGACTGGGTTCTGTGAATCTAGATTTGTAGGGACAGGTGAACAACTGAAAGTGGACTGTGGGTGACTAAGGTTCACTGGCATTTCCTCTGTCCAATCTATttgtatgaggttcgatagtGCAAACAGGGCCTTCTAGAGAattgttgttttttaaacatgTGACAACCTCTGTAGGCTCTAGAGACATAGACTGCAGCAAAGGATAAGGAATATCTTCTAGACTTGTGACAGATTCAGGCTGT
It encodes the following:
- the LOC134582585 gene encoding eukaryotic translation initiation factor 4 gamma 1-like gives rise to the protein MLEELPVNSATVMYHSETTLDSSIVQPEELLLINQESTPEKTQNDIKNNSPGSYVSLSSDHEDQPLPETEEKEPSREAVIVLKQMMESQDFAVPALQEKANIKEKTESICYDRNFLLQFKSITQEPKDFSEICKIHQGMVIRPHLRPVDPSRLTRRNCTLLSANFCHPAKGNRRLPSGKGQMRSQQAPAKEPHKIIQLNENVTLQKSAKAWRPPMKRANEEPSRVKAQELFRRVRGILNEITPQTFQHLIHQVKDLSVDTEYQLKGVAELIFEKSFCSDICQHVQLAKDA